A genomic window from Ananas comosus cultivar F153 linkage group 22, ASM154086v1, whole genome shotgun sequence includes:
- the LOC109726918 gene encoding P-loop NTPase domain-containing protein LPA1, producing the protein MADRAPSPSKTLTLTPTSHPDFPDLDDSGSRSTRDFVFPEGGLEMAEAPKLLYIVVVDDAEEKGGGDGSEGASFRYTRSVLQSTLQLMGCKARHAFKISRRVFDVMRNEYPDTGLPSYASKSDPLSTSCGKENYSLHTGDNLCYGESTEHLSQGKTEINNTIPFEWYKRQTTVVVKREDFLNVVCDALSSYNYVAPNQRADLLVACRIRERKESVTVLLCGTSGCGKSTLSALLGSRLGVTTVISTDSIRHMMRSFADEKQNPLLWASTYHAGEFLDPVAVAQAKAKRKAKKLAVVSHASCKEERDGASNEKSDPKSLDFVSATELIGKKQMAVEGYKAQSEMVIDSLDRLITAWEDRKESVVVEGVHLSLNFVMGLMKKHPSIIPFMIYISNEEKHMERFAVRAKYMTLDPAKNKYVKYFRNIRTIQEYLRNRADKHLVPKINNTNVDRSVASIHATVFSCLRRREAGEQLYDPVTKTVAVVDEEYRSQCAANSLSSKGMFQLIQRKGSSRHLMALLNTDGSVAKAWPVESVDNLGKSSYGNGGEKCVGNPMYGPLQIGKAEPVNLQFGCFGISAWPSDTGGTSHTGSIDDSKADGTDTGSRYFSSCCSSPKMSDGPAKEPKEELSVSGSEEEADDLPDADSDDDLSDVEGKEIHEMEGSVDEDSTKSDEEYEDLAMRDDIANGYSSDDDEELTSFKNPPPDVDKISTTIGEEDDNFTEKYQHNLDLFLKLREGDVKQPHGSERSSNLKMRKRSMSDSMRLQSRGVQSFPTLGESLSLYSN; encoded by the exons GGGGGTTTGGAGATGGCGGAGGCGCCGAAGCTGCTGTACATTGTGGTGGTGGACGATGCGGAGGAGAAGGGAGGAGGAGATGGGAGCGAGGGCGCGTCGTTCCGGTACACGCGATCTGTGCTGCAGAGCACGCTGCAGCTCATGGGATGCAAGGCTCGCCACGCTTTCAAG ATTAGCAGAAGGGTGTTTGACGTGATGAGAAACGAATACCCGGACACTGGCTTGCCTTCTTATGCATCAAAATCAGATCCATTGAGCACTTCATGCGGCAAAGAGAACTATTCTCTTCATACTGGTGATAACTTATGCTATGGAGAATCCACTGAGCACTTATCTCAAGGGAAGAcagaaattaataatacaatacCGTTTGAATGGTACAAAAGACAAACTACGGTTGTTGTTAAAAGGGAGGACTTTCTGAATGTTGTTTGTGATGCCCTATCTTCATATAATTATGTTGCTCCCAATCAAAGGGCTGACTTGCTTGTAGCATGCAG AATTcgagaaagaaaagaatcggTGACTGTTCTTTTGTGTGGCACGAGTGGATGTGGCAAGTCTACTCTATCTGCTCTACTG GGAAGCAGACTGGGCGTTACAACTGTAATTTCCACTGATTCAATACGACACATGATGAGGAGCTTCGCAGATGAAAAACAAAACCCACTGCTTTGGGCTTCGACATATCATGCAGGGGAATTTCTAGATCCAGTAGCAGTTGCTCAAGCAAAGGCCAAGCGCAAAGCCAAGAAACTTGCCGTTGTTTCCCATGCAAGTTgcaaagaagagagagatggggcTTCAAATGAGAAGTCTGACCCTAAATCTTTGGATTTTGTTAGTGCCACTGAGTTGATTGGGAAAAAGCAAATGGCTGTTGAAGGATATAAAGCACAGAGTGAAATGGTCATCGACAGCCTTGATAGATTAATCACCGCATGGGAAGATCGAAAAGAATCTGTAGTTGTTGAGGGTGTCCATTTAAGCCTCAATTTCGTG ATGGGGCTAATGAAGAAACACCCATCGATAATACCCTTCATGATCTACATATCAAACGAGGAGAAACACATGGAACGCTTTGCAGTTCGTGCAAAATACATGACACTTGATCCAGCAAAAAACAAGTATGTCAAGTACTTCCGCAACATTAGAACTATCCAAGAATATCTCCGCAACCGCGCTGATAAGCATCTGGTGCCAAAAATAAACAACACAAATGTCGACCGCAGTGTGGCGTCCATTCATGCAACAGTCTTTAGCTGCCTTCGAAGGCGAGAGGCTGGAGAGCAGCTTTATGATCCTGTTACAAAAACAGTAGCAGTAGTAGACGAAGAGTACAGAAGTCAGTGTGCTGCTAATTCTTTGAGTTCGAAGGGGATGTTTCAGTTGATTCAGAGGAAGGGGTCATCGAGGCATCTGATGGCTTTACTAAATACAGATGGGTCTGTAGCGAAGGCTTGGCCTGTTGAATCTGTTGATAATCTTGGAAAGTCCAGTTATGGAAATGGCGGTGAGAAGTGTGTGGGGAATCCCATGTACGGCCCTCTTCAGATTGGAAAGGCCGAGCCGGTCAATCTTCAATTTGGTTGTTTTGGGATCAGTGCGTGGCCTAGTGATACGGGTGGTACAAGTCATACTGGAAGTATTGATGATTCGAAAGCTGATGGTACTGATACTGGTAGCAGATATTTCTCCTCCTGTTGCAGCTCTCCAAAGATGTCTGATGGACCTGCCAAAGAG CCTAAGGAAGAGTTATCGGTGTCTGGTAGTGAAGAAGAGGCTGATGATCTGCCTGATGCTGATAGTGATGACGATCTAAGTGATGTTGAGGGCAAGGAGATCCATGAG ATGGAAGGCTCTGTTGATGAAGACTCGACCAAGTCTGATGAGGAGTACGAAGACCTGGCCATGCGAGATGACATAGCAAATGGCTACTCGTCCGACGATGACGAGGAACTGACCAGTTTTAAAAACCCACCACCGGACGTAGACAAGATCTCAACAACAATTGGAGAGGAGGACGACAACTTTACCGAAAAGTACCAACACAATCTAGATCTCTTCTTAAAGCTGCGCGAAGGTGATGTGAAGCAACCACATGGTAGTGAGAGAAGCAGCAACCTGAAAATGCGGAAGAGATCGATGAGCGACTCTATGCGGCTCCAGAGCCGGGGGGTGCAAAGCTTCCCAACTCTCGGCGAGTCCTTGTCCTTGTACAGTAACTGA